The Bacillota bacterium nucleotide sequence CGCCAGGCCCGTTTTGCAGCGCCGCGTCCAGCTGCCGGCGCACCACCGCCTCGGTCTGGCGGCGGCGGCGCTCTTCCAGCGTCTCGCCCACGCACAAGATGGGCGTCAGGCCGTATCCCAGGGCCGCCCTCACCTTGCGCGCCGCCGCGTCGTCCGCTTCACCGAACAGGTGGCGCCGCTCGGAGTGCCCCACGATGACGTAGCGGCACCCCACGTCCGCCAGCATGGCGCCCGAAACCTCGCCGGTGAACGCCCCGTGGGGCTCCCAGTGCAGGTTCTGGGCCCCCAGGTGCACCCAGCCCCCCAGCCCCGAACGCCGGATCTCCTCCCCTACGGCCTCCAGCGCCGGAAAGGGCGGGCAGATGACCACCTCGACACCGGGGGGCGGCCCGAGCGTTGCGAGCTGGCTCAGCAGCTGCACGGCGAACGCCCGCGCCTCGGAGGGCACCTTGTTCATCTTCCAGTTGGCCGCGATGATGCGCGGCCGGGTGCCTATCGCACCTGACATCGGCAACTCTGCCCGCCTTTCTCGCCGCCCCGGGAATCCCTCGCGGGCGCCCCTTCTCAGCGGTCTTCGAGCACCGCCACGCCTGGAAGCTCCCGGCCCTCCAGGAACTCAAGCGACGCCCCGCCGCCCGTGGAGACATGGGTCATCCGTTCGGCCAGCCCAAACTGCTCCACCGCGGCCGCCGTGTCGCCGCCCCCGATGATGGTCGTCCCCCTGCTTTCGGCCAGCGCCATGGCAATGCGCCGCGTGCCCTCGGCAAACGGCACCATCTCGAAGACGCCCAGCGGGCCGTTCCAGACCACCGTCCGGGCCTTGCGGATCTCCTCGGCGAACTGCTCCCGGGTCTTCGGCCC carries:
- the tpiA gene encoding triose-phosphate isomerase; translated protein: MSGAIGTRPRIIAANWKMNKVPSEARAFAVQLLSQLATLGPPPGVEVVICPPFPALEAVGEEIRRSGLGGWVHLGAQNLHWEPHGAFTGEVSGAMLADVGCRYVIVGHSERRHLFGEADDAAARKVRAALGYGLTPILCVGETLEERRRRQTEAVVRRQLDAALQNGPGDFAGRIVVAYEPVWAIGTGENATGEEANRVIDGVIRARIRELAGPDAADKTPIQYGGSVSPANIGEFMAYPAIDGALVGGASLKVESFAAIVAAGRR